A section of the Tamandua tetradactyla isolate mTamTet1 chromosome 4, mTamTet1.pri, whole genome shotgun sequence genome encodes:
- the CTXND2 gene encoding cortexin domain containing 2 isoform X2: MEEPNLPGSVDVDKGFAVAFVVILFLFLTVMIFRCARLVKNPYATRSMATEPSLS; the protein is encoded by the coding sequence ATGGAAGAGCCAAACCTACCTGGCAGTGTTGACGTGGACAAAGGCTTCGCTGTTGCCTTCGTCGTTATTCTGTTCCTGTTCCTAACAGTGATGATTTTTCGATGTGCCAGGTTGGTGAAGAATCCATATGCCACACGCTCCATGGCCACAGAGCCATCTCTGAGCTGA